The Amblyomma americanum isolate KBUSLIRL-KWMA chromosome 6, ASM5285725v1, whole genome shotgun sequence genome has a window encoding:
- the LOC144136367 gene encoding uncharacterized protein LOC144136367 isoform X2 — protein sequence MALFGPACPLVGIQGWFPGPAEPEDSARDVRAKSSSGSTGPQTLRRSREFSLRRIFKDTEP from the exons atggcgctctttggccccgCATGCCCTTTAGTGGGGATCCAAGGCTG GTTCCCCGGCCCAGCTGAGCCCGAAGATTCGGCGCGAGATGTGCGAGCGAAGAGTTCATCAGGGTCGACCGGGCCACAGACACTGAGGAGGAGCCGAGAGTTCTCATTACGACGCATCTTCAAGGACACGGAACCCTAA